A single region of the Pristis pectinata isolate sPriPec2 chromosome 25, sPriPec2.1.pri, whole genome shotgun sequence genome encodes:
- the LOC127582850 gene encoding LOW QUALITY PROTEIN: parathyroid hormone/parathyroid hormone-related peptide receptor-like (The sequence of the model RefSeq protein was modified relative to this genomic sequence to represent the inferred CDS: inserted 1 base in 1 codon; deleted 2 bases in 1 codon) gives MCGGGRAPTGGGSAAGIGEVAGRWCGLLLCSALLGSARALVDADDVITKEEQIYLLFEAKEDCEKNLRTRPAQKEGAVCRPEWDGIVCWPTAQANHSVSVSCPHYIHDFNHKGRAYRRCSVHGDWEMVLQQEQNWANYTECTQLQRADLWHQKEVFDRLHLMYTXGYSISLVSLLAAVAILSYFKRLHCTRNYIHVHLFTSFMCRAVSIFVKDAVVYSDSAMDGLEVRVEDLVGDVTLLPSDKRFVGCKVAVILFLYFLATNHYWILVEGLYLHSLIFMAFLSDKKYLWALTLIGWGVPAVVVTVWGSIRASLADTQCWDLSAGNVKWIYQVPILAAIVVNFFLFTNIVRVLASKLWGTNAGTLDPRQQYRKLLKSTLVLMPLFGVHYVVFMAMPYTDVSGILWQIQMHYEMLFNSSQGFFVAFIYCFCNGEVQAEIKKSWLRQNIRLNFRRQTRAGSSCPYGAVTSHATNSISSTIATRGLSTTHSNARPCALPLHSFIKLPGYTASTPPLDNCLPSPSLASTEKQVDGTEREQQLQPPLHHQWETVL, from the exons ATGTGTGGCGGAGGACGGGCTCCGACCGGTGGAGGCAGCGCGGCGGGAATCGGGGAGGTCGCCGGCCGCTGGTGTGGGCTCCTGCTGTGCTCTGCTCTGCTCGGCTCTGCCCGTGCCCTG GTGGATGCCGATGATGTCATCACTAAGGAGGAGCAGATCTATTTGTTGTTTGAGGCAAAGGAAGATTGTGAAAAAAATCTGAGAACAAGACCAGCACAGAAAGAAG GTGCGGTCTGCCGGCCTGAGTGGGATGGCATTGTGTGCTGGCCCACTGCCCAGGCCAACCACAGCGTCTCCGTCTCCTGCCCCCACTACATCCATGACTTTAACCACAAAG GACGTGCCTATCGTAGATGCAGTGTTCACGGTGATTGGGAGATGGTCCTCCAGCAAGAACAGAAC TGGGCAAACTACACCGAGTGCACCCAGCTCCAGAGAGCTGACCTGTGGCACCAAAAG GAAGTGTTTGACCGTCTGCACCTGATGTACA TGGGTTACTCCATCTCCCTGGTTTCTCTGCTGGCTGCTGTTGCCATACTCAGCTATTTCAA ACGGCTGCACTGCACCAGGAACTACATCCATGTGCACCTCTTCACTTCCTTCATGTGCCGGGCCGTCAGCATCTTCGTCAAGGACGCCGTGGTCTATTCGGACTCGGCGATGGACGGGCTGGAGGTCCGTGTCGAGGATTTAGTGGGTGACGTGACGCTCCTCCCCAGTGACAAGCGGTTT GTTGGTTGCAAGGTGGCGGTGATCTTATTCCTGTACTTCCTTGCCACCAATCACTACTGGATTCTGGTGGAAGGCCTTTACCTGCACAGTCTGATCTTCATGGCTTTCTTATCGGACAAGAAGTATCTCTGGGCGCTGACTCTGATTGGCTGGG GAGTCCCTGCGGTGGTGGTAACTGTATGGGGAAGCATCAGAGCATCGCTGGCAGATACACA gtgctgggacctcagtgcTGGCAATGTGAAGTGGATTTACCAAGTTCCCATTCTTGCTGCCATTGTG GTaaatttcttcctcttcaccaacATTGTCCGTGTTTTGGCATCGAAACTGTGGGGGACAAATGCAGGAACGCTGGACCCTCGGCAACAGTACAG AAAGCTGCTGAAGTCCACACTAGTCCTCATGCCTCTTTTTGGGGTCCATTATGTGGTTTTCATGGCTATGCCGTACACTGACGTCTCCGGGATCCTTTGGCAGATCCAGATGCATTACGAGATGCTCTTCAACTCCTCTCAG GGCTTTTTTGTTGCATTCATCTACTGCTTCTGCAATGGTGAG GTTCAGGCAGAAATAAAGAAGTCCTGGTTGAGGCAGAACATACGGCTGAATTTTCGGCGGCAGACGCGGGCGGGCAGCAGCTGCCCTTACGGAGCCGTGACCTCTCACGCTACCAACAGCATCAGCAGCACCATCGCCACACGAGGCCTGTCCACAACGCACAGCAACGCCCGGCCCTGCGCACTGCCTCTCCATTCCTTCATCAAGCTGCCCGGCTACACTGCAAGCACACCCCCCTTGGACAACTGCCTGCCCTCTCCAAGTCTGGCCAGCACGGAGAAGCAGGTAGACGGCACAGAGCGGGAGCAAcagctccagcctcccctccaccatcaatggGAAACAGTGCTGTGA